The following are from one region of the Baumannia cicadellinicola str. Hc (Homalodisca coagulata) genome:
- the metF gene encoding methylenetetrahydrofolate reductase → MSFFYASQREALNQYLAEIKGNVTVSFEFFPPRSSDMEQMFWQSIQRLSQLKPSFISVTYGANSGEHQNTYSLIKEINKRTGLVAVPHLTCINTSPWELHEIIQEYWHNGIRHIVALRGDLPPDNSSRQNITMYGLDLVVLLKKIGDFEISVAAYPEVHPEALSAQSDLINLKKKVDAGANRAITQFFFDVESYLRFRDRCLTVGIDIEIVPGIMPVFNFRQLQRFATMTNVKIPLWMNTMFDGLDLDIESSKLVGASIAIEMIKILSREGVKHFHFYTLNRDELTYTLCHIIGIRPEKITI, encoded by the coding sequence ATGAGTTTCTTTTACGCTTCTCAGAGAGAAGCTCTGAATCAATATTTAGCGGAAATAAAAGGAAATGTAACGGTTTCCTTTGAATTTTTTCCTCCCCGTTCCAGTGACATGGAACAGATGTTTTGGCAATCTATTCAACGTTTAAGCCAATTAAAACCTAGTTTTATCTCAGTAACTTACGGTGCTAATTCAGGCGAACATCAGAATACTTATAGTTTAATTAAAGAAATTAATAAAAGAACAGGATTAGTTGCCGTACCACATTTAACCTGTATTAATACCTCACCATGGGAACTACATGAAATTATACAGGAATATTGGCACAACGGTATTCGTCATATTGTGGCGCTTCGTGGTGACCTACCACCTGATAATAGCAGTCGACAGAATATAACTATGTATGGTTTGGATTTAGTTGTGCTATTAAAAAAAATAGGTGATTTTGAAATTTCTGTAGCTGCATACCCAGAAGTACATCCTGAAGCACTGAGTGCTCAATCAGATTTAATTAATTTGAAAAAAAAAGTAGATGCCGGCGCTAATCGCGCTATCACACAATTTTTTTTTGATGTTGAAAGCTACTTACGGTTTCGGGATCGATGTTTAACAGTAGGTATAGATATTGAAATTGTGCCAGGAATTATGCCAGTATTTAACTTCCGCCAACTACAACGTTTTGCTACGATGACTAATGTTAAAATCCCACTATGGATGAATACTATGTTTGATGGACTAGATCTAGATATAGAATCTAGTAAACTAGTTGGAGCTTCAATTGCTATTGAGATGATAAAAATACTCAGCCGCGAAGGTGTTAAACATTTTCACTTTTATACTCTAAATAGGGATGAATTAACCTATACTCTATGTCATATAATAGGTATACGTCCTGAAAAAATAACAATATAA